GACATGTACTCTGTTTCAGACTTTCTATTTGTAGAgtaactttgacctttgacctagatctttaaaactaaaacagccaatccattcttttttttttttttgctgagcTTCATGATTAACAGACTGAAGAAGACCAATGTGGATGAAATGTGTGGCATTTACTGCTCAGTCCACACAtcaattatttcatttaagaAGGGGATTTCCAGTTTCAACAAATCCCGCCCTTTTCTCACCTCAGTAATAGAATCATGGCCCACCATTAGATTTTTCAGAGACCGGAGAGACGTCTGTGTGATTATTTATCAGCTgctatctatttatttatccacAATTTACAGTTACTTAAAGAGTAACTGTAAAAGCAGAGCTACTGTGCACAATGTAATATTGCCAAATCCTGTGAGAATTAATCTCTGATAAGCACTCCTTATGCATCATGATTCTTGGTTTTATGTTTACAACAATAGTCATTTTCCGATCCTTCAAATTGGACAATCATATGAAGGATTTAATTATCTTCCTTTTTAGGATTTGCAAATGTTATTACAGTGACTTGCAGTGATGCCTGCTAGTAAttgtacattttcaaataaatatgaatttgtATTAGCAAATTGGATGTTTTATTGCTTGACTAAATACTAAACTAATTTTGCATAGTGCAAGTTCACATATTTCTTAGAGTTAACAAATGATATACACTAAATTAATGAACAGGATTCCCACCTTTACTGAATAGCTAAAAGCAACAGCGAGTATCTGGGAGAATAAACCTCTGTAAAAGACATTTGCTCTCATCTCATTTGGTCCGAGGTGTCAAATTTAACTTTAGATGACCtaatttttatacattttgaaatgtatttttactcctttgtcattaaaaatgaattgtcAATAAGTTCTGCACTGTGTTTTATCCCTGGTAACCACATGTTGCTTTATGTACTATGGTGTTGCTTCCCTCGTCTGGACATTAGGTCTCATTACATACTTCAGTCAAATGACACTGTGCAATATACTGTCATATTGTAATGAAATATGTACAACGGAATCAACATATCAAAGGAATGATGATATATGCATGTGATATATGTGGTGTAAAAAATTTCATGCAATACTTCTAGTAGTTGTTGAGGTATTTCAGTCTGGCACATTGTGATGGACACAATATTGCAGAATATTGCAGAAGAGATGCTATAGTGAGatccttcttcttctactaTGTGTTTtcaatgtacagtatagtaaGATAGATAACTATGTGCAATGtggttaaaataacaaaaccacagagaattatcaccaACCTCTGCAGCTCCATGGAGCAATTGAGCCTATTTTAGCTAATTGTTGTTGGTATTATAGAAAATGTCAACTTCGGTTGGACCCATTGctctaattaactaattaactcgataaaataaatacttctAAAATGACTTATACACTAATAGAGTAGGTAGTTGGAAACACATCTTAATATAAATGCtaatgttcatgttcatgtataCATTGACAAATGTTGAGcagctttttcttatttttgcgCTGTGACTCAGCCCTGCCAACAGATGTCAGCCCTCTGAGTTTGAGTCAGAGCTCTGCAAAAGTGTGCAGTTCGTTTGTATGAAGCACAAACCAGCCTCtctctgttacacacacacacacacacaccacacacacacacacacacacacacacagtcaaaactGCTAGTTGGGGTCATCAACAGctttcacagatcacatcgccacgTCGCTAGTGTTAATCCCCCACATCAGAAAGATGACCCCACTGAGGAGTAACAACCACTCTGGTAcggcgttgatcttatctcgctTTACTGATGACACTACTATGGGTTACCAACCACGACCAAACCCTCCAGAAAAATGCGCAGCCCCTCATTTTCAATCACCTAGAAGTCCATGTAACCGCTCTCAGCTTGCACTGGCTTCCTCCCCCAGGTCAAACTCTGTCCCCCAGAGTGGGAACCCACACCCTATCTCAATCAATAtcaggtctacatcccgtcTCACTGCTCTCACTCGTCTGtgtaccagcaccacacagtgaCACCAAGGAAAATGTCAGCTCATGATCCACGGTGAAGAGGCTTCTCTGACGCTCACACTCattgcaatctttaaaaaactgctgaaaacaaaccttCGCACTccttgcacttaaaaaaaaaaaaaaaaaaaaaaaaaaaaaaatcacctttttCTAAATCTtgaacagtaacactttttgaTAGACTTGCTCttctgattagattttgtttgcttgcctgtTCCTAACTGTAGTCGCTGGATAAAAGCTCTctagactaaatgtaaatgtagttgtAATCACATAGTGTGTGGTCACTGGTTTGTTAAACATACCCACTGATAGCTCTTTCCACCTGCACACTCCtcttcattcctctctctctctgtctctttctctctctctcagctgatTCCTGGGAACCTGATTTTTCATATCGCAAGTATAGTTATAATGTGCGTCTTTTTGTACTCTTCTCAATCTGTCATTTCGACTCTATTGCAACTTTATCTTtgtaaatatttcttctttttcttttttttgtggaaCCTGTTGATTTGCTGAAAACGCTGCAGGACGCATGAAAGTTGACAAGTGGTTCAGTTTAAGTAAaacagacagtttttttttctctgcttacATTGACAGCACGATTTGGTGGTGGTCACCAAGCGCAAAGATGTATCTCCCGTTGGCATTGCTGATATGTCTTTCACTTATCCAGCTGAGCATTGGAgatcagcctgtggaggagcGCATCGTACCCAGTAAGTAGTGATATGATCAAGAAGTATGAGTGTCACTGAGAGAGGCAAGAAAAGTTAAAGCAAATTAGATTTGTGGGGAAAAACTTTATGGTCTTATATCACTTTCAAAAACACCATCATTTAAGTCTTTACGTGAAAGTACAgcaaaacaagaataaaatgtcaaaatgctaAAATGCATTGAATGTTGTGGACAGGCACACAAAACTTAATGAAATACAGATCATTATAGAAACACTATTTTTACTATGTTCAACAAGCTTTATCCTTGTAACCCAGATTAGATGTATGTGCAGCCTtagttaaagtgaaaaaaatgctACAGTGTAAGTGTAGTTGTATATTTTGTTTCTTGAATTCTGATAATAGGGTAGATATGGAGAAAGgcatcagaaaataaaagtgtgcatacattttatatacGTTTTACTATAAAAACTCAGCTCAGGCATCTACATCAGCCGTGACTAACAATCGAAAAACAAGCTAAATGAAAATTTTGCAatttagattttgtgtttttgtgcaatttttaataaaatcacatcAAGCAAATAAACAACACGTTCTATTCATCATAGAACAGAAATCATGACGCACTGTTGAAACAAATGACAAGGCAATAACTCAAGGCAATAATTTTCCATCATTCAATTTCCATCAGCTTCACTGATGAGGATGCAGACAAACTGGAAAAGCTGAATCAAATGCAATATTGACTCTTAAATGAGCAAAATACCTTCTTTGTTAATAATTTTTAGTAGACAATGAAGTGATACAAACTTGGATGACTTCTGAAAAAGGCTACTGTGAGGACATTTAAACCTTTTTGCCAAAAatgttgtgtgggtgtgtatctATGACGCAATGGAAAAGTaagttgtgcttttatttatgtgGTCTGTAGACAGTGATGTCTGGTCTGGTACAGTGAGTCAGAAAGTTTGGACAAGCCAGTTAGTCAGATAAAGTTCTTAGCAGAGTGGAATTGGTTTTGGAGTGCTCTGGTAGGAAAAATAATCCATCAGAGCATTAAGTGAAAGTGTGGTTGATTCGAATCTGCTCACAGCAGAGTTATTGTTAGTCTAGTCTCTGACATCATTTTGTGGAAACTGTATTCTGATACACGCATCTTTAAAGACCTACTCCAAATTAAATGTCGTGGTGGCCTTCTGGCCTGTGGTGTGTTGCACTTCTAAACGCAGCCAACTGTGATGAAGTGCCGGACCACAGCAGATTAATACATTCTGTGGTTGTCAGGGTGGGGATGGAACAAGCAGAAAACACCTAGATGGTGCAACGAACAGGCTATTTGACTCTGTCATAGTCATTGTTTAAGATGCAGTTGAAATTGGAACAACACAAAATTGGATGACAccaattattttatgtttttgtattcattttgaCATAGTGGTGCTCATTCTGCAATGTATTTTTTCAAGTACAACTCAGTATTGAAGGTATTCATTCAACGTGTCAGTGGGCgtcatcctctggggaccatgaacGTCTGAATAAAAAATGTTGAGCAAGCATCAAAATCCTAGTTATGATACTTCAGTTGTGGATTCATCAACTGAACCACATTCAGTACAGACCAGCTCACAAGTGTCCAGGTGTTCGACTGATTATTGTGGATTGAATCAGGATGAAGCAGCATGAAAGtccaaaagagaaaacacaacagctgccATCCACTTCTATGTGTGTGACTTAAATTGTGAAATTGCAGTCAGTGTTcatgtatgtgcatttattAAGGTATTGATATAGTTTTAATAGAACCAGTTCGTTTCTATACATCATTGAATCTACAATATATGCATTTCAGTCATGccagttcagtgttttgtaaGTATGCAGAGACTGCAGTACTTGTcctttaaatgtcagtgtctcACTAATAGCCCTCATGAAATCAccttgggtgtgtgtgttgaattcCCTCACAGGGAAACATCATCGCACTGGTGGCTGGTTTGACTTGCATCCAGGAGCAATTGATGTTCAGGAGGCAGCTGATCATGGTGTCAAGATGTTTAACACCAAATCCAAGGGAAAGAAGATGTTCAAACTGATCTCTGTCATTGGGGTTAAGACTCAGGTTAGTTCCACCGTTTAGAAACTCACATGATTTCATTTTGAGTTAACTTCCTTCACATCTGCTAATAATAAGCATCCTGGGTCAGGGTTACTCCTGTGTAATTCTACAACAGTGAATAGCTCTGTTCTCATCTCATTAGTTGACCAACATGATCGTGTACAAAATTGATGCACTCCTTGGAAAAACCAATTGTTCGAAGTCTGACAACCGTGctttggacagctgcagtgtcagtgtcaaAAACAAGGTATCTATTGTGAGTTTCCATGTGTTTTTCAACTGGCACTTCAGTACACTGCAATATACatggtgtttctgtttctgcagaagATGAGGTGCCTCTTTGTGGTGTCTCACAAACCCTTTCTCGGTCAACATGAGCTGTTGAAGCAACGGTGCAAGAAACATTTGGAGACGACTGAATAGTTTAAAAGTGAAAGTCTTTAAAGGTGAACTCCATAGCTTTGAATTTCTTCTTACACTCTgatacagtgttgttttttttctctgaacaatttatgacaaaaaaaattgtttggaaagactgacacacacacacacacacacacacacacacacacacacacacacacagtaaacacatgtATGACTCATTTTATGTTGCCATACACAAACTGTGCAGCAGCATTGGAGTTTAGAGCTCAGCTCCTAGGATATTTGCC
The Anabas testudineus chromosome 22, fAnaTes1.2, whole genome shotgun sequence DNA segment above includes these coding regions:
- the si:busm1-57f23.1 gene encoding CY domain-containing protein, whose product is MYLPLALLICLSLIQLSIGDQPVEERIVPRKHHRTGGWFDLHPGAIDVQEAADHGVKMFNTKSKGKKMFKLISVIGVKTQLTNMIVYKIDALLGKTNCSKSDNRALDSCSVSVKNKKMRCLFVVSHKPFLGQHELLKQRCKKHLETTE